From a single Rhizobium lusitanum genomic region:
- the otsB gene encoding trehalose-phosphatase: protein MTYQEQPEQGEAKPAPSNEPALTALSMYPDQWALFLDIDGTLLDLAETPEAIVVPLSLPFALHALSRKLGGALALVTGRSVAFVDPLFAPFRFPVAGLHGAERRDAAGRLRRALIPPAFQEMKSAIAREAEAWPGALVEDKGAAIAVHYRQAPEREADIAEAMQRYLDEAGSDWALQRGKSVVEICPARAGKGHAIEAFLGEEPFIGRKPLTIGDDVTDETMFAAANRLGGQSVRIGPPNDKTLARASIFSPARLRDILASLAA, encoded by the coding sequence ATGACTTACCAGGAACAGCCCGAACAGGGCGAAGCCAAACCGGCGCCGTCGAACGAACCGGCGCTTACTGCACTCTCAATGTATCCTGATCAATGGGCACTGTTTCTCGACATCGATGGAACCCTGCTCGATCTTGCGGAGACACCGGAAGCGATTGTCGTTCCTCTGTCCCTACCCTTCGCGCTTCACGCCCTCTCTCGCAAGCTCGGTGGCGCTTTGGCGCTGGTGACGGGTCGCTCGGTTGCCTTTGTCGATCCCCTGTTTGCTCCTTTCCGCTTTCCGGTCGCAGGCCTTCACGGTGCTGAACGGCGCGATGCGGCGGGACGATTGCGGCGTGCGTTGATCCCGCCTGCCTTTCAGGAAATGAAGAGTGCGATCGCACGGGAGGCGGAAGCCTGGCCCGGCGCGCTTGTCGAGGATAAGGGCGCCGCGATCGCGGTTCACTACCGGCAGGCGCCGGAGCGTGAGGCCGACATTGCCGAAGCGATGCAGCGCTATCTCGATGAGGCCGGCTCGGATTGGGCCCTGCAGCGTGGCAAGTCGGTCGTCGAGATCTGCCCGGCGCGCGCCGGCAAGGGTCATGCTATCGAAGCCTTTCTTGGCGAAGAACCATTTATCGGGCGGAAGCCGCTTACGATCGGTGACGACGTCACCGACGAAACCATGTTCGCCGCCGCCAACCGCCTCGGCGGCCAGTCCGTGCGCATCGGCCCGCCAAACGACAAAACACTGGCGCGTGCATCCATTTTCTCGCCTGCGCGTTTAAGAGACATACTCGCGTCCCTCGCGGCATAG
- a CDS encoding TOBE domain-containing protein → MKISARNRLKGKVVEVTKGATTAHIRIDIGNGSIVTSSITNEAVDELGLTVGADAYAVIKASDVMVAVD, encoded by the coding sequence ATGAAAATCAGCGCACGCAACCGCCTCAAGGGCAAGGTCGTCGAAGTCACCAAGGGTGCGACGACCGCCCACATCCGCATCGACATCGGCAACGGCTCGATCGTCACCTCCTCGATCACCAACGAGGCGGTCGACGAACTGGGCCTGACGGTTGGCGCTGACGCCTATGCCGTCATCAAGGCGTCGGACGTCATGGTCGCCGTCGATTAA
- the coaBC gene encoding bifunctional phosphopantothenoylcysteine decarboxylase/phosphopantothenate--cysteine ligase CoaBC, which yields MVLAGKRILLIISGGIAAYKSLDLIRRLRERGASVRPVMTEGAQQFVTPLAVGALAADHVFTDLFSRQDEQDIGHIRLARDCDLVLIAPATADLLAKMANGLADDLASTILLATDRPVLVAPAMNPKMWAHAATRRNVEILRGDGIRFVGPMVGEMAESKENGAGRMAEPLEIVAAVEMRLDNGARPLAGRKAVVTSGPTHEPIDPVRYIANRSSGRQGHAIASALAALGADVTLVSGPVSIPDPTGMHVVHVERADEMRDAVLSALPADIAVMVAAVADWKVASASDQKIKKHPGESIPTLALTENPDILKTVGHHTQRPKLVIGFAAETQDVENNAKAKLERKGADMIVANDVSPSTGIMGGTRNRVKLVRHDGVEQWPDLDKDEVAARLAALIAEHFRQG from the coding sequence ATGGTTCTCGCGGGAAAACGCATTCTTCTGATCATTTCCGGTGGTATCGCGGCCTATAAGAGCCTCGATCTCATCCGGCGGCTGCGCGAGCGCGGCGCGAGCGTCCGCCCGGTCATGACCGAAGGCGCCCAGCAATTCGTCACGCCGCTTGCCGTCGGTGCGCTGGCGGCCGACCATGTTTTTACCGATCTATTCTCGCGGCAGGACGAGCAGGATATCGGCCATATCCGGCTGGCGAGGGATTGCGACCTGGTGCTGATCGCACCGGCAACCGCCGATCTGCTGGCGAAGATGGCAAACGGGCTGGCAGACGATCTTGCCTCGACAATCCTGCTCGCAACCGACCGGCCCGTGCTGGTGGCGCCGGCGATGAACCCGAAGATGTGGGCGCATGCCGCGACGAGGCGCAATGTCGAGATATTGCGCGGCGACGGCATTCGCTTTGTCGGCCCGATGGTCGGAGAAATGGCTGAGAGCAAGGAAAATGGCGCCGGCCGCATGGCCGAGCCGCTGGAGATCGTCGCCGCCGTCGAGATGCGGCTGGATAATGGCGCAAGGCCGCTTGCCGGCCGCAAGGCCGTGGTTACCTCGGGTCCGACGCATGAGCCGATCGACCCCGTACGTTATATCGCCAACCGCTCGTCCGGCCGGCAGGGCCATGCCATCGCCTCGGCGCTCGCAGCCCTTGGCGCCGATGTCACCCTCGTTTCCGGCCCCGTCTCCATCCCCGATCCAACCGGCATGCATGTCGTCCATGTCGAGCGCGCAGACGAGATGCGCGATGCCGTGCTCTCGGCCCTTCCGGCCGATATCGCCGTGATGGTCGCCGCCGTTGCCGACTGGAAGGTCGCTTCCGCCTCCGATCAGAAAATCAAGAAGCATCCGGGCGAATCTATTCCCACGCTGGCGCTCACCGAAAATCCCGACATACTGAAAACCGTGGGACATCACACGCAGCGGCCGAAGCTCGTCATCGGCTTTGCTGCCGAAACACAGGATGTCGAGAACAACGCCAAGGCGAAGCTGGAGCGCAAGGGCGCCGACATGATCGTCGCCAACGATGTCTCACCCTCCACCGGCATCATGGGTGGCACGCGCAACCGCGTGAAACTCGTCCGCCATGATGGCGTCGAGCAATGGCCAGACCTCGACAAGGACGAGGTGGCGGCACGGCTGGCGGCGCTGATTGCCGAACACTTCAGGCAGGGATAG
- a CDS encoding aldo/keto reductase family oxidoreductase, whose product MSSIDHSGTFTLGDRTVKRLGYGAMQLAGPGVFGPPRDRDAAVAVLREAVANGVNHIDTSDFYGPHVTNEIIREALHPYPDDLVIVTKISARRGTDGSWIPAMSREELTQAVHDNLRNLGLDVLDVVNLRSMLDVYGPVEGSLEAPLTVLAELQQQGLVRHIGLSNVTPTQIADGRKICEIVCVQNFYNLAHRHDDALIDALAREGTAYVPFFPLGGFSPLQSSTLSDVAERLGATPMQVALAWLLRRAPNILLIPGTSSVAHLRENLKAPEISLPDDALAQLESVAKASAT is encoded by the coding sequence ATGTCCAGCATCGACCACTCCGGAACATTCACCCTTGGCGATCGCACCGTGAAGCGGCTCGGCTATGGCGCCATGCAGCTTGCCGGGCCTGGCGTGTTCGGGCCGCCCAGGGATCGCGACGCGGCGGTGGCCGTCCTTCGGGAAGCCGTTGCCAACGGCGTGAACCATATCGACACCAGCGACTTTTACGGCCCGCACGTCACCAATGAAATCATCCGCGAGGCGCTCCACCCATATCCCGACGATCTTGTCATCGTCACCAAGATCAGCGCTCGCCGCGGAACGGACGGCTCGTGGATCCCGGCGATGTCGCGCGAAGAACTGACGCAGGCCGTGCATGATAATCTGCGCAATCTCGGTCTCGATGTGCTCGATGTGGTCAATCTTCGCAGCATGCTCGATGTGTATGGTCCGGTCGAAGGGTCGCTGGAAGCGCCTCTGACGGTGCTCGCCGAACTGCAGCAACAGGGATTGGTACGCCATATAGGGCTCAGCAATGTCACGCCGACGCAAATCGCGGATGGCCGTAAAATCTGCGAGATCGTCTGCGTGCAGAACTTCTATAATCTGGCGCATCGCCATGACGACGCCCTAATCGACGCGCTTGCACGAGAAGGCACTGCCTATGTGCCGTTCTTCCCGCTCGGCGGGTTCAGCCCGTTGCAGTCGTCGACCCTCTCCGACGTTGCCGAACGCCTCGGTGCCACCCCCATGCAGGTCGCGCTCGCCTGGTTGCTTCGCCGCGCACCCAACATCCTGCTCATCCCGGGCACCTCCTCCGTCGCCCATCTGCGGGAGAATCTGAAAGCGCCCGAGATCAGCCTGCCGGACGACGCACTGGCGCAACTCGAGAGCGTGGCAAAGGCCAGCGCGACCTGA
- the betC gene encoding choline-sulfatase yields the protein MARPNILILMVDQFNGTLFPDGPADFLHAPVLKALAERSVRFANSYTASPLCAPARASFMSGQLPSRTRVYDNAAEFASDIPTFAHHLRAAGYQTALSGKMHFVGPDQMHGFEERLTTDIYPADFGWTPDYTKPGERIDWWYHNLGSVTGAGVAEITNQMEYDDEVAYHATRKLLDLSRGQDERPWCLTVSFTHPHDPYVARRRFWDLYEDCPALDPEVGDIPFDQQDQHSQRLMKASDHEAFDITPEQVRRARRGYFANISYVDEKIGEILDALERGRMADNTIVLFVSDHGDMLGERGLWFKMNFFEGSARVPLMIAAPSWKARRIDQPVSTLDVTPTLAGLAGIDIGSLRQWTDGEDLAPLALGTGSRGPVPMEYAAEGSEAPLVGLRDGHYKLVLCDKDPPMLFNLEADPKELTNLADDPAHAEVLARLTAQAMQRWNLATFDAAVRESQARRWVVYAALRNGAYYPWDYQPLQKASERYMRNHMDLNVLEENQRFPRGE from the coding sequence ATGGCGCGTCCGAACATTCTCATCCTGATGGTCGATCAGTTCAACGGAACCCTGTTTCCCGATGGCCCAGCCGATTTTCTCCATGCGCCCGTGCTGAAAGCGCTGGCGGAACGCTCCGTCCGCTTCGCCAACAGCTACACGGCAAGCCCACTCTGCGCCCCGGCGCGGGCCTCCTTCATGTCCGGGCAATTGCCGAGCCGCACCCGCGTCTATGACAATGCCGCCGAATTTGCCTCTGATATCCCGACTTTTGCCCATCATCTGCGCGCTGCCGGTTATCAGACGGCGCTTTCGGGCAAGATGCACTTCGTCGGACCGGACCAGATGCACGGCTTCGAGGAACGGCTGACCACGGATATCTATCCCGCCGATTTCGGCTGGACGCCGGATTATACCAAGCCCGGCGAGCGCATCGACTGGTGGTATCACAATCTCGGCTCGGTGACCGGCGCCGGCGTCGCCGAGATCACCAACCAGATGGAGTATGACGACGAGGTCGCCTATCACGCCACCCGCAAGCTGCTCGACCTGTCGCGAGGGCAGGATGAGCGGCCCTGGTGCCTGACCGTCAGCTTCACCCATCCGCACGACCCCTATGTCGCCCGCCGCCGCTTCTGGGATCTTTATGAGGATTGCCCGGCGCTCGACCCCGAGGTCGGCGACATCCCCTTCGATCAACAGGACCAACATTCGCAGCGCTTGATGAAAGCGAGCGATCACGAGGCCTTCGACATCACGCCGGAACAGGTCCGCCGGGCGCGGCGCGGCTATTTCGCCAACATCTCCTATGTCGACGAGAAGATCGGCGAAATCCTCGACGCGCTGGAGCGCGGCCGCATGGCCGACAATACCATTGTGCTGTTCGTCTCCGACCATGGCGACATGCTTGGAGAGCGCGGGCTGTGGTTCAAGATGAACTTCTTCGAAGGTTCGGCCCGCGTACCGCTGATGATCGCAGCACCCAGCTGGAAAGCCCGTCGCATCGACCAGCCGGTATCGACGCTCGACGTGACGCCGACGCTGGCCGGTCTCGCCGGCATCGATATCGGCTCGCTCCGCCAATGGACCGATGGCGAGGACCTGGCTCCCCTCGCCCTCGGCACGGGAAGCCGTGGACCGGTGCCGATGGAATATGCGGCGGAAGGCTCTGAAGCGCCGCTCGTCGGCCTGCGCGATGGCCATTACAAGCTGGTGCTCTGCGACAAGGACCCGCCCATGCTCTTCAATCTCGAAGCCGATCCGAAAGAACTGACCAATCTCGCCGACGATCCCGCCCATGCGGAGGTCCTGGCGCGGCTGACCGCGCAGGCGATGCAGCGCTGGAATCTGGCCACCTTCGACGCCGCCGTGCGCGAAAGCCAGGCGCGGCGATGGGTGGTCTATGCGGCGCTGCGCAACGGCGCCTATTATCCCTGGGACTATCAGCCACTGCAGAAGGCCTCCGAGCGCTACATGCGCAATCATATGGACCTGAATGTGCTGGAGGAGAACCAGCGTTTTCCACGCGGGGAGTAA
- the otsA gene encoding alpha,alpha-trehalose-phosphate synthase (UDP-forming), whose translation MSRLIVISNRVSVPDKKGTAAGGLAVALRAALEEHGGIWMGWSGNSSGDKEPEPLVMTDHGNITYALTDLTQTDVEEYYHGFANRVLWPICHYRLDLAEYGRKEMDGYFRVNRFFAHRLAPLIKPDDVIWVHDYHLIPLAAELRQMGLKNRIGFFLHIPWPPADVLAIMPVHQEIMRSLSAYDLLGFQTDHDLENFASCLKREEIGDEIGPGLFSAHGRTFRGGAYSIGIETAAFADFARKAASHSMVRKARQSIEGRDLIIGVDRLDYSKGITQRIEAFERFLGDNPAYQRRVTYLQVTPKSRSEVPEYEAMQQAVAEQAGRVNGAIGTVDWVPIRYINRSISRPVLAGLYRLGKIGLVTPLRDGMNLVAKEYVAAQDPDDPGVLVLSRFAGAARELKGALLVNPYDIEGTANAIARGLTMPLEERQRRWQSMMDHLLEYDVVRWCNDFLKDLTEEIAPPVNQVTLRLVP comes from the coding sequence GTGAGCCGTCTCATCGTGATTTCCAATCGTGTCTCCGTTCCAGATAAGAAAGGCACCGCCGCCGGCGGTCTGGCCGTGGCCCTGCGAGCCGCACTTGAAGAACATGGCGGCATCTGGATGGGCTGGTCCGGCAATTCCAGTGGTGACAAGGAGCCGGAACCGCTGGTGATGACCGACCACGGCAACATCACCTATGCCCTGACCGATCTCACCCAGACCGATGTCGAGGAATATTACCATGGCTTCGCCAACCGCGTGTTGTGGCCGATCTGCCATTACCGGCTGGATCTTGCCGAATATGGCCGCAAGGAGATGGACGGCTATTTTCGCGTCAACCGCTTCTTTGCCCATCGCCTCGCGCCGCTGATCAAGCCGGACGACGTCATCTGGGTGCATGATTATCATCTCATTCCGCTGGCCGCCGAGCTCAGGCAGATGGGCCTGAAGAACCGCATCGGCTTCTTCCTGCACATTCCATGGCCGCCGGCTGATGTGCTTGCCATCATGCCCGTGCACCAGGAGATCATGCGCAGTCTCTCCGCCTACGATCTTCTCGGCTTTCAGACGGATCACGATCTCGAAAACTTCGCCAGTTGCCTCAAGCGCGAGGAAATCGGCGACGAAATCGGCCCCGGCCTCTTTAGTGCCCATGGCCGGACGTTCCGCGGCGGGGCCTATTCGATCGGCATCGAGACCGCCGCCTTCGCAGACTTCGCCCGCAAGGCAGCGAGCCACAGCATGGTGCGCAAGGCCCGGCAGAGCATCGAGGGCCGCGACCTGATCATCGGCGTCGACCGGCTCGACTACTCCAAGGGGATCACCCAGCGCATTGAGGCTTTCGAGCGTTTCCTCGGCGACAATCCGGCCTATCAGCGCCGCGTCACCTATCTGCAGGTCACGCCGAAATCACGCTCCGAGGTGCCGGAATACGAAGCGATGCAACAGGCCGTCGCGGAACAAGCCGGTCGGGTCAACGGCGCGATCGGCACGGTCGACTGGGTGCCAATCCGCTATATCAACCGCTCGATCAGCCGCCCGGTGCTGGCCGGCCTCTATCGGCTGGGCAAGATCGGCCTGGTGACGCCGCTGCGCGACGGCATGAACCTGGTTGCCAAGGAGTACGTGGCCGCACAGGACCCGGACGATCCTGGCGTGCTGGTGCTATCACGTTTCGCAGGCGCCGCCCGCGAGCTGAAAGGCGCGCTGCTCGTCAATCCCTACGACATCGAGGGAACCGCCAACGCCATAGCGCGGGGGCTCACCATGCCGCTGGAGGAGCGGCAGCGGCGCTGGCAGAGCATGATGGATCATCTGCTGGAATATGATGTCGTGCGCTGGTGCAACGATTTTCTGAAGGACCTGACGGAAGAGATTGCACCGCCGGTCAATCAGGTGACATTGCGGCTAGTTCCGTGA
- a CDS encoding nuclear transport factor 2 family protein yields the protein MKVVMIALPILAAAMPALAERAYSPEEQKNKEIVLDFYQKALNDKDFEAASKYLGKYIQHNPLAADGPEGLRGFIEFLKKTYPHSKSEITRVMVDGNYVILRVHAIREPGDRGSAIVDIFRVENNKIEEHWDSVQPIPEKSANTNTMF from the coding sequence ATGAAGGTCGTGATGATCGCCCTCCCGATTCTGGCCGCCGCCATGCCTGCCCTGGCCGAGCGCGCCTATTCGCCGGAAGAGCAGAAGAACAAGGAAATCGTTCTGGATTTCTATCAGAAGGCGTTGAACGACAAGGATTTCGAGGCCGCCTCCAAATATCTCGGCAAATATATTCAGCACAACCCGCTGGCGGCCGATGGTCCCGAGGGCTTGCGCGGTTTCATCGAGTTCCTGAAGAAAACCTACCCGCATTCGAAGAGCGAAATTACCCGGGTAATGGTCGACGGCAATTATGTAATCCTGAGGGTGCACGCCATTCGCGAACCCGGCGACAGGGGCAGCGCCATCGTCGATATTTTCCGTGTCGAGAACAACAAGATCGAGGAGCATTGGGACTCGGTGCAGCCGATCCCGGAGAAGTCGGCGAACACGAATACGATGTTCTGA
- a CDS encoding class II glutamine amidotransferase: MCRWAAYRGDPLYLEELVSSPAHSLIEQSHCATRAKTATNGDGFGIAWYGDRPEPGRYRDILPAWSDCNLKSLARQIRSPLFLAHVRAATGGGTRRDNCHPFVHENWAFQHNGQISNFDRLRRPMEAMLDDHLFQARSGTTDSELMFLLALQFGLMSNPVAAISETISFVEGLSVHLTGSALVRFTAAFSDGKSLHAVRYATDRKAPTLYASPVGSGYCLVSEPLNDDVDAWTEIPDGSAVLIDDMGVHVTPFQPEKRTSAEPRTAAAIPA, encoded by the coding sequence ATGTGTCGTTGGGCAGCCTATCGTGGAGACCCCCTCTATCTGGAGGAGCTGGTGTCTTCGCCCGCTCACTCCCTGATCGAACAATCCCATTGTGCCACGCGCGCCAAGACGGCGACCAACGGCGATGGCTTCGGCATCGCCTGGTATGGCGACCGGCCGGAACCGGGCCGCTACCGCGATATCCTTCCGGCCTGGTCCGACTGCAATCTCAAAAGCCTGGCGCGGCAGATCCGCTCGCCGCTCTTCCTCGCCCATGTCCGCGCCGCGACCGGCGGCGGCACTCGGCGCGACAATTGCCACCCCTTCGTGCATGAGAACTGGGCTTTCCAGCACAACGGCCAGATTTCCAATTTCGACCGTCTGCGCCGGCCGATGGAAGCCATGCTCGACGATCACCTGTTTCAGGCGCGCAGCGGCACCACCGATTCCGAGCTGATGTTCCTGCTGGCGCTGCAATTCGGCCTCATGTCTAACCCGGTCGCGGCAATCTCCGAGACCATCAGCTTCGTCGAGGGCCTGTCGGTCCACCTGACCGGTTCGGCGCTGGTGCGCTTCACGGCCGCCTTTTCCGATGGAAAATCGCTGCATGCGGTGCGCTACGCCACCGACCGCAAGGCACCGACGCTTTATGCCTCGCCTGTCGGGTCAGGCTATTGCCTGGTGTCCGAGCCGCTGAACGATGATGTCGATGCCTGGACGGAAATTCCGGACGGAAGCGCCGTGCTGATCGACGATATGGGTGTGCATGTCACGCCCTTCCAGCCGGAAAAGCGTACTTCTGCCGAGCCCAGGACGGCTGCTGCTATCCCTGCCTGA
- the tsaA gene encoding tRNA (N6-threonylcarbamoyladenosine(37)-N6)-methyltransferase TrmO has protein sequence MVRENEIRENEVAVEPPAATDAGLVFIGRISTPWTSRMETPRQGRHDGPLCRIEIFEPWGPALKGVEAFERLEILYWLDRSRRDLVLQSPASSGKVHGTFSLRSPVRPNPIGTSIVKLEAVEGAVLLVRGLDCLDGTPLLDLKPDRTLFKPIAPPQPGDFHTDDEGTAHYCQKRET, from the coding sequence ATGGTCCGCGAAAATGAGATCCGCGAAAACGAGGTGGCGGTCGAACCGCCGGCCGCGACCGATGCCGGTCTTGTCTTCATCGGCCGCATCTCGACGCCATGGACTTCCCGCATGGAGACGCCGCGTCAGGGGCGGCATGACGGACCGCTTTGCCGTATTGAGATATTCGAGCCCTGGGGGCCAGCGCTGAAGGGCGTCGAGGCTTTCGAGCGGTTGGAAATTCTCTATTGGCTGGATCGTTCACGCCGCGATCTCGTCCTGCAAAGCCCAGCCAGCAGCGGCAAGGTGCACGGCACGTTTTCGCTACGCTCGCCGGTACGGCCAAACCCGATCGGCACCTCCATCGTCAAGCTGGAAGCGGTGGAGGGGGCTGTCCTGCTCGTGCGCGGCCTCGATTGCCTCGACGGCACGCCGCTTCTGGATTTGAAGCCGGACCGGACGTTATTCAAACCGATCGCGCCGCCGCAGCCTGGTGATTTCCACACCGACGACGAGGGAACGGCGCACTATTGTCAGAAGCGTGAAACTTAA
- a CDS encoding LysR family transcriptional regulator, producing the protein MKIDLLDMSAFVAVARAKGFREGARLSGKSPSGLSEAVRRLEAELGVRLLNRTTRSVVPTEAGERLLERLGPALSEMEAAFDVVNGFRDRPAGTLRLNVPISAARLVLPAIVPPFLAAYPDIQLEIIAEDSFVDVLAAGCDAGIRYDERLEQDMIAIPIGPRTQRFATAASPSYLDLHGRPEHPSELINHACLRGRFSSGLMPPCEFERDGEVVRITPTGPLIVSIGGATDLVVDAAIAGTGIVYLFEEWLRPHLDSGALEPVLESWWQSFSGPFLYYPGRRLVPAPLRAFIDFITILAKPPNILAPEGDNHGPRK; encoded by the coding sequence GTGAAGATCGATCTGCTGGACATGAGCGCATTCGTCGCCGTGGCGCGTGCCAAGGGCTTTCGCGAGGGCGCGCGCCTGAGCGGCAAAAGCCCTTCGGGCTTGAGCGAGGCGGTCCGCCGCCTTGAGGCCGAGCTTGGTGTGCGATTGCTTAATCGGACAACCCGCAGCGTCGTGCCGACCGAGGCGGGAGAGCGATTGCTGGAAAGGCTCGGCCCCGCACTGTCGGAGATGGAGGCGGCCTTCGACGTGGTCAACGGTTTCCGCGACAGGCCGGCGGGAACATTGCGGCTGAACGTGCCGATCAGCGCGGCGCGGCTTGTGCTGCCTGCCATCGTCCCGCCCTTTCTCGCCGCCTATCCCGACATCCAGCTGGAGATCATCGCCGAGGACAGCTTTGTCGATGTCCTCGCAGCCGGCTGCGATGCCGGCATCCGCTATGACGAGCGGCTGGAGCAGGACATGATCGCCATACCGATCGGGCCTCGCACCCAGCGCTTCGCCACCGCCGCTTCACCTTCGTACCTTGACCTTCATGGCAGGCCGGAGCATCCGAGCGAGCTGATCAATCACGCCTGTCTTCGTGGTCGTTTCTCCAGCGGCCTGATGCCGCCCTGCGAGTTCGAGCGTGACGGCGAAGTGGTGCGGATCACGCCCACAGGCCCGCTCATCGTCAGCATTGGCGGCGCGACCGATCTTGTCGTGGACGCCGCGATCGCAGGCACCGGCATCGTCTATCTTTTCGAGGAATGGCTGCGCCCGCATCTCGACAGCGGCGCGCTCGAGCCCGTGCTCGAATCGTGGTGGCAGTCCTTCTCGGGGCCGTTTCTCTATTATCCCGGGCGGCGCCTTGTGCCCGCTCCGCTCAGGGCATTCATCGATTTCATAACCATATTGGCCAAGCCGCCGAACATTCTTGCTCCGGAAGGGGATAATCATGGTCCGCGAAAATGA
- a CDS encoding SDR family oxidoreductase — protein MNRLNGKVAIVTGASSGIGRATAKLFAAEGAKVIVGARRGAELESLVADIKAAGGDAAALAGDVRSEDYHKALVALAVERYGRLDIAFNNAGTLGEAGPSTEVSEAGFADALAINLTASFLAAKHQIGEMIKHGGGSVIFTSTFVGHTVGFPGVAAYAASKSGLIGLTQTLAAEFGPQNVRVNAILPGAVDTDMYREMNDTPDKQAFVTNLHALKRVSRPEEIARSVLYLASDDASFVTGTASLVDGGVSITRT, from the coding sequence ATGAACCGCTTGAATGGAAAAGTCGCGATAGTCACCGGCGCCAGCTCCGGCATCGGCCGCGCCACCGCAAAGCTCTTCGCCGCCGAAGGCGCCAAAGTGATCGTCGGCGCTCGTCGCGGCGCGGAACTGGAAAGCCTTGTCGCGGATATCAAGGCCGCAGGCGGTGATGCAGCCGCATTGGCCGGCGATGTGCGCTCGGAAGATTATCACAAGGCGCTGGTCGCGCTTGCGGTCGAGCGCTACGGCAGGCTCGACATCGCCTTCAACAATGCCGGCACACTCGGCGAAGCCGGCCCCAGCACCGAGGTTTCAGAGGCAGGCTTTGCCGATGCACTGGCGATCAACCTCACCGCATCGTTCCTGGCCGCCAAGCACCAGATCGGCGAAATGATCAAGCACGGTGGTGGCTCGGTGATCTTCACCTCGACCTTTGTCGGTCATACCGTCGGCTTCCCGGGCGTTGCTGCCTATGCCGCCAGCAAATCCGGCCTGATCGGCCTGACGCAGACACTCGCCGCCGAATTCGGCCCGCAGAATGTGCGCGTCAATGCCATATTGCCGGGCGCGGTCGACACGGACATGTATCGCGAGATGAACGACACACCCGACAAGCAGGCTTTCGTCACCAATCTGCATGCGCTGAAGCGGGTCTCTCGCCCCGAAGAGATTGCCCGCTCGGTCCTCTATCTCGCCTCCGACGATGCAAGCTTCGTCACCGGCACCGCCTCCCTGGTCGATGGCGGCGTGTCGATCACCCGCACCTGA
- a CDS encoding choline sulfate utilization transcriptional regulator, translated as MAERPVDLGWLRIFVEVGRAGSLSSAATSLGLTQPAVSYQIRRIEEQMGVALFHRQHRGVELSPEGRRLLEIAEKAVGGVDSLVHSFRAEAERPVVRLRTDYAFSALWLIPRMHRFRSAYPELDIQIVATQRHEPGQSYSSDVAVVFGTRQEFGQEAVLLLPEKVGPVCTQGFVDKYGPFNDPGHLVRATLIHLDTEAPSPWFDWKSYFAELGIIRDTYAGHGDLRFNTYSLVVQAAIGEQGLALGWMGLVDQLLAGRMLVTAGPMLETPDRGYWLLPPKSPGMHTARLTDWLVTELAAMSPD; from the coding sequence ATGGCTGAACGGCCGGTGGATCTCGGATGGTTGCGGATTTTTGTCGAGGTGGGCCGCGCGGGCAGCCTGTCATCGGCAGCGACGAGCCTCGGACTGACGCAGCCGGCGGTCAGCTATCAGATCCGGCGGATCGAGGAGCAGATGGGTGTCGCCCTTTTCCATCGCCAGCATCGCGGTGTCGAACTGTCGCCGGAAGGCCGCCGCCTGTTGGAGATCGCCGAAAAGGCGGTCGGTGGTGTGGATTCTCTGGTGCACAGCTTTCGCGCCGAAGCCGAACGCCCGGTGGTGCGGCTCCGGACCGATTACGCCTTTTCAGCACTCTGGCTGATCCCGCGCATGCATCGGTTTCGCTCGGCCTATCCGGAGCTGGATATTCAGATCGTCGCCACGCAGCGACACGAGCCTGGCCAATCCTATAGCAGCGATGTCGCCGTCGTTTTCGGTACGCGCCAGGAGTTTGGGCAGGAGGCAGTATTGTTGTTGCCTGAAAAGGTAGGGCCGGTCTGTACGCAAGGCTTTGTCGACAAATACGGCCCTTTCAACGATCCAGGTCATCTGGTGCGGGCAACGCTCATACATCTGGACACGGAAGCGCCATCGCCCTGGTTCGACTGGAAGAGTTATTTCGCCGAACTTGGCATCATTAGGGACACCTATGCCGGCCATGGTGATCTGCGGTTCAACACCTATTCTCTGGTGGTGCAGGCGGCGATCGGCGAGCAGGGGCTGGCGCTCGGCTGGATGGGCCTGGTGGATCAGTTGCTGGCTGGGCGCATGTTGGTAACCGCCGGTCCGATGCTGGAGACACCGGATCGTGGCTACTGGCTTCTGCCGCCGAAGTCGCCGGGCATGCATACTGCCCGGCTAACGGACTGGCTGGTCACGGAACTAGCCGCAATGTCACCTGATTGA